In one Pseudomonas sp. 31-12 genomic region, the following are encoded:
- a CDS encoding flavin monoamine oxidase family protein: MSAGWLRACALVMLGLFSVSALAKDKTAIVIGGGLSGLTAAYELQNKGWQVTLLEAKPSLGGRSGMATSEWIGNDKTQPVLNKYVSTFKLSTTPAPEFVRVPSYLIDGVYYTAADLATKEPATAEALKRYEKTVDDLARSIEDPQNPAANSTLHALDQINVSNWLDRLTLPATARQLVNQQIRTRYDEPSRLSLLYFAQQSRVYRGVSDRDLRASRLLGGSPVLAQAFVKQLKTIKTSSPVSSINQDKDGVTVKVGSVGYQADYVVVAVPLRALNKIQMIPALDAQHLGAIKGTNYGWRDQIMLKFKTPVWESKARMSGEIYSNTGLGMLWVEPALKGGANVVINLSGDNARVMQAFGDKQMVDQVLIRLHAFYPQARGSFTGYEIRRYSTDPSMGGAYLAFGPGQISKYWRLWERPLQRVAFAGEHTDTLYPGTLEGALRTGQRAASQVEDLAAGKSFEPAKVVPAATAVATGAVAAKKGNFFTNLFGGSDDKPAPVKAPEPVAPVAPTPAPAPTPAPAPVEAPKPVVPAKAEPAKKAPVKKPAAKTEAKKAPAKAPAKKAETAKKPAAKTSTTPATETKAQ; the protein is encoded by the coding sequence ATGTCTGCTGGTTGGCTGCGCGCCTGTGCGCTGGTGATGTTGGGGCTGTTCAGCGTGTCTGCGCTGGCCAAGGATAAAACGGCGATCGTGATCGGCGGCGGGCTCTCGGGCCTGACGGCGGCTTACGAACTGCAGAACAAAGGCTGGCAGGTGACCCTGCTGGAAGCCAAGCCGAGCCTGGGCGGTCGCTCCGGCATGGCCACCAGCGAGTGGATCGGCAACGACAAGACCCAGCCGGTGCTGAACAAATACGTCTCGACCTTCAAGCTGAGCACCACGCCAGCCCCTGAATTCGTGCGTGTCCCGAGCTACCTGATCGATGGCGTGTATTACACCGCTGCCGATCTGGCCACCAAGGAGCCGGCCACCGCCGAAGCGCTCAAGCGCTACGAAAAGACCGTGGATGATCTGGCGCGTTCGATCGAGGATCCGCAGAACCCGGCGGCCAACAGTACGCTGCACGCTCTGGATCAGATCAACGTCTCCAACTGGCTTGACCGTCTGACCTTGCCAGCCACGGCACGTCAGTTGGTGAACCAGCAGATTCGTACCCGTTACGACGAACCTTCGCGCCTGTCGCTGCTGTATTTCGCACAGCAAAGCCGTGTTTACCGTGGCGTCTCCGACCGTGACCTGCGCGCTTCGCGCCTGCTCGGCGGCAGCCCGGTGTTGGCCCAGGCTTTCGTCAAACAGCTGAAAACCATCAAGACCAGTTCCCCGGTGTCGTCCATCAACCAGGACAAGGACGGCGTGACCGTCAAAGTCGGCAGCGTCGGCTATCAGGCTGACTACGTGGTGGTGGCCGTGCCGTTGCGCGCCCTGAACAAGATCCAGATGATCCCGGCGCTGGATGCCCAGCACCTGGGCGCCATCAAAGGCACCAACTACGGCTGGCGTGACCAGATCATGCTGAAGTTCAAGACGCCGGTATGGGAAAGCAAGGCGCGCATGTCCGGCGAGATCTACAGCAACACCGGCCTGGGCATGTTGTGGGTCGAGCCGGCGCTGAAGGGCGGCGCCAATGTGGTGATCAACCTGTCCGGCGACAACGCGCGTGTCATGCAGGCGTTCGGCGACAAGCAGATGGTCGACCAGGTGCTGATCCGTCTGCACGCGTTTTATCCACAGGCGCGCGGTTCGTTCACCGGTTATGAAATCCGCCGCTACAGCACCGACCCGTCGATGGGCGGCGCTTACCTGGCCTTCGGCCCGGGCCAGATCAGCAAGTACTGGCGCTTGTGGGAACGTCCGCTGCAGCGCGTAGCGTTCGCTGGCGAGCACACCGACACCTTGTACCCGGGCACACTGGAAGGCGCATTGCGCACCGGTCAGCGCGCGGCCAGTCAGGTTGAAGACCTGGCGGCGGGCAAATCGTTTGAGCCTGCGAAGGTTGTGCCGGCAGCGACCGCTGTAGCGACGGGTGCGGTGGCGGCGAAGAAAGGTAACTTCTTCACCAACCTGTTCGGTGGTTCGGATGACAAGCCGGCACCGGTCAAGGCGCCAGAGCCAGTGGCTCCAGTCGCTCCGACACCGGCTCCAGCGCCGACTCCAGCACCTGCACCGGTTGAAGCGCCTAAGCCAGTGGTTCCAGCGAAAGCCGAGCCGGCCAAGAAAGCCCCGGTGAAAAAGCCTGCTGCCAAGACCGAAGCCAAAAAGGCTCCGGCCAAAGCCCCGGCGAAGAAGGCTGAAACCGCGAAGAAACCAGCGGCAAAAACTTCTACAACCCCGGCAACGGAAACCAAAGCCCAGTAA
- a CDS encoding RidA family protein → MSINRINSNSRLSGAVTFGDLVFLSGQVPGDSPDVTGQTAEVLAKIDALLAEAGSDKDHLLNATIYLNDIGRDFAAMNEVWTQWLSPGNAPTRTTLQAQLARPEVLVEITVIAARR, encoded by the coding sequence ATGAGCATCAACCGTATCAACAGCAACAGCCGACTCTCTGGCGCGGTGACCTTTGGCGATCTGGTGTTTCTCTCGGGACAGGTGCCGGGTGACAGCCCCGACGTCACCGGCCAAACCGCCGAGGTGCTGGCGAAGATCGATGCGTTGCTGGCCGAGGCTGGCAGCGACAAGGATCATCTGCTTAACGCGACCATTTACCTGAATGACATTGGCCGCGATTTCGCCGCCATGAACGAGGTCTGGACGCAGTGGCTGTCACCGGGCAATGCGCCGACCCGCACCACGTTACAGGCGCAACTGGCTCGTCCAGAGGTGCTGGTGGAAATCACCGTAATCGCCGCCCGCCGCTAA
- a CDS encoding transporter substrate-binding domain-containing protein, with amino-acid sequence MQKITLIGCTLGLLLASQVQANEAPLTGTLNKVANAKSITLGYRDASVPFSYVGDHTGQPMGYSVDLASKIVERIKQKLELPDLQVKYNLVTSQTRIPLVQNGTVDLECGSTGVTAERMQQVAFSYGFIYVKGQLLTAKDSGIKSFADLRGKNVVTTAGTTNERFLKSYNVDHKIDMFVISAKDHGEAFQMLQSGRAAAFYMDDALLYGERAKARDPHKWVVVGEEQSREIYSCMVRKDDPQFLALVNATLADLYSSGEINSIYNRWFQQPIPPKGLNLEFPMTSELKAIIAKPVSDPVQ; translated from the coding sequence ATGCAAAAAATCACGTTGATCGGCTGCACCCTCGGCCTGCTGCTCGCCAGCCAGGTCCAGGCAAACGAAGCGCCGCTGACCGGCACGCTGAACAAGGTCGCCAATGCCAAGAGCATCACGCTGGGCTATCGCGATGCCTCGGTGCCGTTCTCCTACGTGGGTGATCACACGGGGCAGCCGATGGGCTATTCGGTGGACCTGGCGAGCAAGATTGTCGAGCGCATCAAGCAAAAGCTTGAACTGCCGGATTTGCAGGTGAAGTACAACCTGGTGACCTCGCAAACGCGCATTCCGCTGGTGCAGAACGGCACCGTCGACCTTGAGTGCGGCTCCACCGGCGTGACCGCAGAGCGTATGCAGCAAGTGGCGTTTTCCTACGGGTTCATCTACGTGAAGGGGCAGTTGCTCACGGCGAAGGACAGCGGCATCAAGAGTTTCGCCGACTTGCGCGGCAAGAACGTCGTGACCACCGCCGGCACCACGAATGAACGGTTTCTGAAGAGCTACAACGTCGATCACAAGATCGACATGTTCGTGATCAGCGCCAAGGACCATGGCGAAGCGTTCCAGATGCTGCAGTCGGGTCGGGCGGCGGCGTTCTATATGGACGACGCGTTGCTCTACGGTGAGCGCGCCAAGGCCCGCGATCCGCATAAGTGGGTGGTGGTGGGCGAGGAGCAGTCGCGAGAAATCTACAGCTGCATGGTGCGCAAAGATGATCCGCAGTTCCTGGCACTGGTCAACGCCACGCTGGCCGACCTGTACAGCTCAGGGGAAATCAACAGCATCTACAACCGCTGGTTCCAGCAGCCGATACCGCCCAAAGGCTTGAACCTGGAATTCCCGATGACCAGCGAGTTGAAGGCAATCATCGCCAAGCCGGTGAGTGATCCGGTGCAGTAG
- a CDS encoding D-amino acid dehydrogenase — protein MAQRVCIIGGGVIGLTTAYALVREGVDVTLVEARDSLGSETSFANGGQLSYRYVAPLADAGVPLQALGWMLRGDSPLKLRPRLDPAQWRWMASFLAACRRSVNQRNGAHLLRLALLSQSTLQGWRDEDRLDGFDWRRNGKLVTFREAASFEHARQGLADPQQQQVLSRAECAQLEPALAEAPFVGAIYTPDEEVADCHAFCQQLLARLKASGRCEFLLGHKVTGIRHAAGAVQAIEMGSQVLPVEQLVIAAGHRSPALALPGMNLPLYPLKGYSLTLPIRAEHRAPDLSITDYNRKIVYARIGEQLRVAAMVDIVGFDPALDPRRLALIKRQAQETLPKAGDYDAAIEWAGMRPATPSGVPLIGATAYRNLWLNLGHGALGFTLACGSARLLSELIARRAPSIEMHGLAPRVA, from the coding sequence ATGGCTCAGCGGGTTTGCATCATCGGTGGTGGCGTCATTGGCCTGACGACGGCTTACGCACTGGTGCGCGAGGGCGTCGACGTGACGCTGGTCGAGGCCCGGGATTCGTTGGGCAGCGAGACCAGTTTCGCCAACGGCGGCCAGTTGTCCTACCGTTACGTCGCGCCACTGGCCGATGCCGGCGTTCCGTTGCAGGCACTTGGCTGGATGTTGCGCGGTGACTCGCCGCTGAAGCTGCGTCCGCGCCTGGACCCGGCGCAATGGCGCTGGATGGCGTCCTTCCTGGCGGCCTGCCGTCGTTCGGTGAATCAGCGCAACGGCGCGCACCTGTTGCGTCTGGCGCTGTTGAGCCAGTCCACGCTGCAAGGCTGGCGCGACGAAGATCGCCTCGACGGGTTCGACTGGCGGCGCAATGGCAAACTGGTGACGTTTCGTGAAGCGGCAAGTTTCGAACATGCTCGCCAGGGTTTGGCCGATCCGCAACAGCAACAAGTGTTGTCCCGGGCTGAGTGTGCACAGTTGGAGCCTGCACTCGCCGAGGCGCCGTTTGTGGGTGCGATTTATACCCCTGACGAAGAAGTCGCCGATTGCCATGCTTTCTGTCAGCAACTGCTGGCTCGGCTCAAGGCGTCGGGGCGTTGCGAGTTTTTGCTCGGCCACAAGGTCACCGGCATTCGCCACGCAGCCGGCGCGGTGCAGGCCATAGAAATGGGGTCGCAGGTGCTGCCGGTCGAGCAATTGGTGATTGCCGCCGGACATCGCAGTCCGGCGCTGGCGCTGCCGGGCATGAACTTGCCGCTGTACCCGCTCAAGGGTTACAGCCTGACTTTGCCGATCCGCGCCGAGCATCGTGCGCCGGACCTGAGCATCACCGATTACAACCGCAAGATTGTTTACGCCCGCATTGGTGAACAACTGCGCGTGGCGGCGATGGTCGACATTGTCGGCTTCGACCCGGCGCTCGACCCCAGACGGCTGGCGCTGATCAAGCGCCAGGCGCAGGAAACCTTGCCCAAGGCCGGCGATTACGACGCCGCCATCGAGTGGGCCGGCATGCGCCCGGCCACCCCCAGCGGCGTGCCGTTGATTGGCGCCACGGCGTACCGCAATCTTTGGCTCAACCTCGGCCATGGTGCCCTGGGTTTTACCCTGGCGTGTGGCAGCGCCCGGTTGCTCAGCGAGTTGATCGCCCGGCGCGCACCTTCAATTGAAATGCACGGCCTCGCACCCCGCGTCGCCTGA
- a CDS encoding LysR family transcriptional regulator, with product MRLRHIEIFQAIRQTGSVSGAAQLLHVSQPAVSKVLQHAEQQLGFPLFLRVRGKLQATPEALELEREVDKVTESLQGVRRLAQSLRREPGHSVRIGAIPALALSLLPPAINEWTQRYPDIVCELSSAHSRELMQNLLMREVDVALTLQPPDHPGLKAQVLACGVLVALAPLGYWTDDALSQPLPLIELAGAPLIGLSSADPLAARLDSYLEAVDPPPRVRIAVQTYSLARAMVESGAGLAVIDPFTALGASPATTAIRPLAPALPITLYAVTRADEPPPHTLSDLLQVFSRRAQAQLDRLIP from the coding sequence ATGCGACTGCGACACATCGAGATTTTCCAGGCCATCCGCCAGACCGGTTCAGTCAGTGGCGCTGCCCAGTTGCTGCACGTGTCGCAGCCGGCGGTGAGCAAAGTGCTGCAACACGCCGAACAGCAACTGGGCTTCCCGTTATTCCTGCGGGTGCGCGGGAAATTGCAGGCCACGCCCGAAGCGCTGGAGCTTGAGCGCGAAGTCGACAAGGTCACCGAAAGCCTGCAAGGCGTGCGACGTCTGGCCCAGAGCCTGCGTCGCGAGCCGGGTCACAGCGTTCGGATCGGCGCGATCCCGGCGCTGGCCCTGTCGCTGCTGCCACCGGCCATCAACGAGTGGACGCAACGCTACCCGGACATTGTCTGCGAGCTGTCCAGTGCCCACAGCCGTGAGCTGATGCAGAACTTGCTGATGCGTGAAGTGGATGTCGCGCTGACCTTGCAACCGCCAGATCACCCGGGCCTGAAGGCACAGGTCTTGGCCTGCGGGGTTTTGGTGGCGCTGGCGCCGTTGGGTTATTGGACCGATGACGCCTTGAGCCAACCGTTGCCGTTGATCGAACTGGCCGGTGCGCCGCTGATTGGCCTGTCCAGCGCTGACCCACTGGCGGCCAGGCTCGACAGCTACCTTGAGGCGGTCGATCCGCCGCCGCGGGTACGCATCGCGGTGCAAACCTATTCACTGGCGCGGGCGATGGTTGAATCCGGCGCCGGGCTGGCGGTGATCGATCCGTTTACCGCGCTCGGCGCATCCCCCGCCACCACGGCGATTCGACCGCTGGCGCCCGCGTTACCGATCACCTTGTATGCAGTCACCCGCGCCGACGAACCGCCGCCCCACACCTTGAGCGACTTGTTGCAGGTGTTCAGCCGACGGGCGCAGGCGCAACTGGATCGCTTGATCCCTTAG
- a CDS encoding DEAD/DEAH box helicase: protein MSFASLGLSEALVRAIEAAGYTEPTPVQQRAIPAVLQGRDLMVAAQTGTGKTGGFALPILERLFPNGHPDKSQRHGPRQPRVLVLTPTRELAAQVHESFKVYARDLKFVSACIFGGVGMNPQVQAMSRGVDVLVACPGRLLDLAGQGSVDLSHVEILVLDEADRMLDMGFVHDVKKVLARLPSKRQNLLFSATFSKDITDLAGKLLHNPERIEVTPPNTTVERIEQRVFRLPANHKRSLLAHLITAGAWEQVLVFTRTKHGANRLAEYLDKHGLSAVAIHGNKSQNARTKALADFKAGEVRILVATDIAARGLDIDQLPHVVNFELPNVDEDYVHRIGRTGRAGRSGEAISLVAPDEEKLLKSIERMTKQKIADGNLMGFDSSAVEAEKPEVRERPDVRNPRNPRGPRGDGPNGTGGGGGRKDKGKDKGGKEKAPATGRGDRPAREHKPREGTPAREQQRPAPRAAADRAPDEFLDDDIDNFGNRVDYVPQAKPAQGRGRRPGAPAQGTAAGAGAPRTGGKPQGRQSGPRSSDGATTGTPPAKRSGPRNGAPRDGQARREESRNRRPARDEQPRSEPAVQNPRGPAPKIIHKESKTDRFPTPEQLDQLPGRPRGEKPALLTRNR, encoded by the coding sequence ATGTCCTTTGCTTCCCTCGGTCTCTCCGAGGCTTTAGTCCGCGCCATCGAGGCAGCGGGCTATACCGAGCCTACTCCGGTGCAACAGCGGGCTATCCCCGCCGTGTTGCAAGGTCGCGACCTGATGGTCGCGGCACAGACAGGTACTGGTAAAACCGGCGGCTTCGCCCTTCCGATTCTGGAGCGGTTGTTCCCCAATGGTCACCCGGACAAATCCCAGCGTCACGGCCCGCGCCAACCGCGCGTACTGGTCCTGACCCCTACCCGCGAACTCGCGGCTCAAGTCCACGAGAGCTTCAAGGTCTATGCCCGTGACCTGAAGTTCGTCAGCGCCTGCATCTTCGGCGGCGTCGGCATGAACCCGCAGGTTCAGGCCATGTCCCGCGGTGTTGACGTGCTGGTGGCCTGCCCCGGCCGCCTGCTCGACCTCGCCGGTCAAGGCAGCGTCGATCTGTCCCACGTGGAAATCCTCGTGCTGGACGAAGCCGACCGCATGCTCGACATGGGCTTTGTCCATGACGTGAAGAAAGTCCTGGCTCGTCTGCCGAGCAAACGCCAGAACCTGCTGTTCTCGGCGACGTTCTCCAAAGACATCACCGACCTCGCCGGCAAACTGCTGCACAACCCGGAACGCATCGAAGTCACGCCGCCGAACACCACGGTCGAGCGCATCGAGCAACGCGTCTTCCGCCTGCCAGCCAACCACAAGCGTTCGCTGCTGGCGCACTTGATCACCGCTGGCGCCTGGGAACAGGTCCTGGTGTTCACCCGCACCAAGCACGGCGCCAACCGTCTGGCCGAGTACCTGGACAAACACGGCCTCAGCGCCGTCGCGATCCACGGTAACAAGAGCCAGAACGCCCGCACCAAAGCCCTGGCCGACTTCAAGGCCGGTGAAGTGCGCATCCTCGTCGCCACCGACATCGCCGCTCGCGGCCTCGACATCGACCAGTTGCCACACGTGGTCAACTTCGAACTGCCGAACGTCGACGAAGATTACGTTCACCGTATCGGCCGTACCGGCCGTGCCGGTCGTTCGGGCGAGGCGATCTCACTGGTCGCTCCGGACGAAGAAAAGCTGCTGAAAAGCATCGAGCGCATGACCAAGCAGAAGATTGCCGACGGCAACCTGATGGGCTTCGATTCCAGCGCTGTAGAAGCCGAGAAACCGGAAGTCCGTGAGCGTCCGGATGTGCGTAACCCGCGCAACCCACGTGGCCCGCGCGGCGACGGTCCGAACGGCACTGGCGGTGGCGGCGGTCGTAAAGACAAGGGCAAGGACAAGGGCGGCAAGGAAAAAGCGCCTGCCACTGGCCGAGGCGATCGCCCGGCCCGTGAACACAAGCCGCGCGAAGGTACCCCGGCTCGCGAACAACAGCGTCCAGCGCCACGTGCTGCTGCTGATCGTGCTCCGGACGAGTTCCTGGACGACGACATCGATAACTTCGGTAACCGCGTCGACTATGTGCCTCAAGCCAAACCGGCTCAGGGCCGTGGCCGCCGTCCGGGTGCTCCGGCACAAGGCACGGCAGCGGGCGCTGGTGCTCCACGCACTGGCGGCAAGCCTCAGGGTCGCCAAAGCGGTCCGCGCAGCAGCGACGGCGCCACCACCGGCACGCCACCGGCCAAGCGCAGTGGCCCACGCAACGGCGCTCCACGTGACGGCCAGGCCCGTCGCGAAGAGTCGCGCAACCGCCGTCCGGCCCGTGACGAACAGCCGCGTTCCGAACCTGCCGTGCAAAACCCGCGCGGCCCGGCTCCGAAGATCATTCACAAGGAGTCGAAAACCGATCGTTTCCCGACTCCAGAGCAACTTGATCAACTGCCAGGCCGTCCGCGTGGTGAGAAGCCAGCGTTGCTGACCCGCAACCGCTGA
- a CDS encoding YceI family protein, translated as MLKKTLAALAIGSALLSANVMAADYVVDKEGQHAFVDFKISHLGYSYITGTFKDIDGTFSFDAAKPEDSKIEFNVNTASVFTNHAERDKHIASKDFLNGSKAKFVSTSVKSTGKNAAGKDTADVTGDLTILGVTKPVVVKATFLGEGKDPWGGYRAGFEGTTSIKRSDFGKQKDLGPASDAVELYVSFEGVKAK; from the coding sequence ATGTTGAAAAAAACACTCGCTGCTCTGGCAATCGGTTCTGCTCTGTTGTCCGCCAATGTGATGGCGGCTGACTACGTCGTCGACAAGGAAGGCCAGCACGCCTTCGTTGACTTCAAGATCAGCCACCTGGGCTACAGCTACATCACCGGTACCTTCAAGGACATCGACGGCACGTTCAGCTTCGACGCTGCCAAGCCTGAAGACAGCAAGATCGAGTTCAACGTGAACACCGCCAGCGTGTTCACCAACCATGCCGAGCGCGACAAGCACATCGCCAGCAAAGACTTCCTGAACGGCTCCAAAGCCAAGTTCGTCTCCACCAGCGTCAAATCCACCGGTAAAAACGCCGCTGGCAAAGACACTGCCGACGTGACCGGCGACCTGACCATCCTTGGCGTGACCAAACCAGTGGTGGTCAAGGCTACTTTCCTGGGCGAAGGCAAGGATCCATGGGGCGGCTACCGTGCCGGCTTCGAAGGTACTACCAGCATCAAGCGTTCCGATTTCGGCAAGCAGAAAGACCTGGGCCCAGCGTCCGACGCGGTCGAGCTGTACGTTTCGTTTGAAGGTGTGAAAGCGAAGTAA
- a CDS encoding adenosylmethionine--8-amino-7-oxononanoate transaminase yields MGLNNQWMQRDLAVLWHPCTQMKDHEQLPLIPIKRGEGVWLEDFEGKRYLDAVSSWWVNVFGHANPRINQRIKDQVDQLEHVILAGFSHQPVIELSERLVKMTPEGLTRCFYADNGSSCIEVALKMSFHYWLNRGQPNKKRFVTLTNSYHGETMAAMSVGDVPLFTETYKALLLDTIKVPSPDCYLRPEGMSWEEHSRNMFAAMEQTLAENHDTVAAVIVEPLIQGAGGMRMYHPVYLKLLREACDRYGVHLIHDEIAVGFGRTGTMFACEQAGIRPDFLCLSKALTGGYLPLAACVTTEDVYSAFYDDYPTLRAFLHSHSYTGNPLACAAALATLDIFEEDNVIENNKALAQRMASATAHLVDHPNVSEVRQTGMVLAIEMVKDKATKEAYPWQERRGLKVFQHALERGALLRPLGSVVYFLPPYVITPEQIDFLAEVASEGIDIATRDSVSVSVPKDFHPGFRDPG; encoded by the coding sequence ATGGGCCTGAATAACCAGTGGATGCAACGCGATCTCGCGGTGTTGTGGCATCCCTGCACCCAGATGAAAGACCACGAACAGCTGCCGCTGATCCCGATCAAGCGCGGTGAAGGCGTGTGGCTGGAAGACTTCGAAGGCAAACGCTACCTCGACGCCGTCAGCTCCTGGTGGGTCAACGTTTTTGGCCACGCCAACCCGCGCATCAACCAGCGCATCAAGGACCAGGTTGATCAGCTGGAGCACGTGATCCTCGCCGGGTTCAGCCATCAACCGGTGATCGAGTTGTCCGAGCGTCTGGTGAAGATGACGCCGGAAGGCCTGACCCGGTGCTTCTACGCCGACAACGGTTCGTCCTGCATCGAAGTCGCGCTGAAGATGAGCTTTCACTACTGGCTCAACCGCGGCCAGCCGAACAAGAAACGCTTTGTCACCCTGACCAACAGCTACCACGGCGAAACCATGGCGGCGATGTCGGTGGGCGACGTGCCGCTGTTCACCGAAACCTACAAGGCGCTGCTGCTGGACACCATCAAGGTGCCGAGCCCCGATTGCTACCTGCGCCCGGAAGGCATGAGCTGGGAAGAACACTCGCGCAACATGTTCGCCGCCATGGAACAGACGCTGGCCGAGAATCACGACACCGTCGCGGCAGTGATCGTCGAACCGTTGATCCAGGGCGCCGGCGGCATGCGCATGTACCACCCGGTGTACCTCAAATTGCTACGCGAAGCCTGCGACCGCTACGGCGTGCATCTGATTCACGACGAAATCGCCGTCGGCTTCGGCCGCACCGGGACCATGTTTGCCTGTGAGCAGGCCGGCATCCGCCCGGACTTCCTCTGCCTGTCCAAGGCCCTGACTGGCGGTTACCTGCCGCTGGCGGCGTGCGTGACCACCGAAGATGTCTACAGCGCTTTCTACGACGACTACCCGACCCTGCGCGCCTTCCTGCATTCGCACAGCTACACCGGCAACCCGCTGGCGTGCGCGGCGGCGTTGGCGACGCTGGATATCTTCGAAGAAGACAACGTCATCGAGAACAACAAGGCATTGGCTCAGCGCATGGCCTCTGCCACTGCGCACCTGGTCGATCATCCGAACGTTTCGGAAGTGCGCCAGACGGGCATGGTGCTGGCCATCGAGATGGTCAAGGACAAGGCGACGAAAGAAGCCTATCCGTGGCAGGAACGTCGCGGTTTGAAGGTGTTCCAGCATGCGCTGGAGCGTGGTGCTTTACTTCGTCCGTTGGGCAGCGTGGTGTACTTCCTGCCGCCGTACGTGATTACGCCGGAGCAAATCGATTTCCTGGCGGAAGTGGCCAGCGAAGGCATCGACATCGCGACCCGTGACAGCGTCAGCGTGTCGGTACCGAAAGACTTCCACCCCGGCTTCCGCGATCCGGGCTAA
- a CDS encoding cytochrome b yields MQLRNSSSRYGWVSIFMHWGVALAVVGLFALGLWMVGLDYYSTWRKDAPELHKSIGLVLLAVMVLRVLWRVVSPPPPTLETYSRMTRLGAKFGHSFLYLSLFAVMIAGYLISTADGVGISVFGLFEVPALVSGLPDQADTAGVIHLYLAWALVIFSGLHALAALKHHFIDRDSTLTRMLGRKA; encoded by the coding sequence ATGCAGCTACGTAACTCTTCTTCCCGCTACGGTTGGGTCAGCATCTTCATGCATTGGGGCGTGGCGCTGGCGGTCGTTGGTTTGTTTGCGTTGGGCTTGTGGATGGTCGGTCTCGACTACTACAGCACCTGGCGCAAAGACGCGCCGGAATTGCACAAGAGCATTGGCCTGGTGTTGTTGGCCGTCATGGTCCTTCGGGTGTTGTGGCGCGTTGTCAGCCCGCCACCGCCGACACTGGAAACGTATAGCCGCATGACGCGTCTTGGCGCCAAGTTCGGTCATTCGTTCCTGTACCTCAGTCTGTTTGCTGTGATGATTGCCGGATACCTGATTTCCACCGCAGACGGTGTCGGGATTTCGGTGTTTGGCCTGTTTGAAGTTCCTGCGCTGGTTTCCGGACTACCGGACCAGGCAGACACCGCCGGTGTGATTCATCTGTATCTGGCGTGGGCGCTGGTAATTTTTTCCGGTCTCCATGCGTTGGCAGCATTGAAGCACCACTTTATCGATCGTGATTCGACCCTCACTCGAATGCTGGGTCGCAAAGCCTGA
- a CDS encoding 16S rRNA (uracil(1498)-N(3))-methyltransferase, with protein MRLSRFFIDAPLSTGEHELPEAQAHYISRVLRMAEGDALQLFDGSGHEFRATLVEVGKKRVVVQIDESFAGQVESPLQIHLGQGLSRGERMDWAIQKATELGVTEITPIFSDRCEVRLKDERADKRLMHWRQVAISACEQCGRSRVPVIHPPLLLADWLKQSEAELKLVLHPVAEPLVSHAKPATLAFLIGPEGGLSDAEVEQAKADGFHAARLGPRVLRTETAPVVALAVAQQLWGDF; from the coding sequence ATGAGACTGTCCCGCTTCTTTATCGACGCCCCCTTGAGCACCGGCGAACACGAGTTGCCCGAGGCCCAGGCCCATTACATCAGCCGTGTGCTGCGCATGGCCGAGGGTGATGCGCTGCAACTGTTCGACGGCTCGGGCCATGAGTTTCGTGCCACGCTGGTGGAGGTCGGCAAGAAGCGCGTTGTCGTGCAGATCGATGAAAGCTTCGCCGGGCAGGTCGAGTCGCCGTTGCAGATCCATCTCGGCCAGGGCTTGTCCCGTGGCGAGCGCATGGATTGGGCGATTCAGAAAGCCACCGAGTTGGGCGTCACCGAAATCACGCCGATCTTCAGCGACCGATGTGAAGTCCGGCTGAAGGATGAGCGCGCCGACAAACGCCTGATGCACTGGCGCCAAGTGGCAATCAGCGCGTGCGAGCAATGCGGGCGTTCACGGGTGCCGGTGATTCATCCACCGCTGTTGTTGGCGGACTGGTTGAAGCAGAGCGAGGCTGAGTTGAAGTTGGTGCTGCATCCGGTGGCTGAGCCGTTGGTGAGTCATGCGAAACCGGCAACCTTGGCGTTTTTGATTGGCCCGGAAGGCGGGTTGTCCGACGCTGAAGTCGAGCAGGCCAAGGCTGACGGTTTTCACGCCGCCCGCCTCGGCCCTCGCGTATTGCGCACCGAAACCGCGCCCGTCGTTGCATTGGCGGTAGCGCAACAACTGTGGGGCGACTTCTAG